One window of Silurus meridionalis isolate SWU-2019-XX chromosome 9, ASM1480568v1, whole genome shotgun sequence genomic DNA carries:
- the clec3a gene encoding tetranectin-like protein isoform X2, with product MAFARLILLFLLSLLHHGCARKAVAGQDDDIKAQIDKLWQEVNSLKEMQALQTVCLRGIKAHKKCYLVIEEPKNYHEANEDCIAQGGTLATPRNLRENNDLRDYAKISSPGTKDFWIGVTDIVKEGQYVDVNSKPITYFNWDRAKKEPTGGKRESCAVISLSAQGKWHDEVCRTEKRYICEYLIP from the exons ATGGCTTTTGCACGGTTGATTCTTCTCTTCTTGCTGTCCCTGCTTCATCATGGATGTGCCAGAAAAGCTGTTGCAGGTCAag ATGATGATATCAAGGCACAAATCGATAAACTATGGCAGGAGGTGAATTCTTTGAAAGAGATGCAAGCTCTGCAAACAG tttGTCTTCGTGGCATCAAAGCTCACAAAAAGTGTTACCTAGTCATTGAAGAACCCAAGAATTATCACGAAGCCAACGAGGACTGCATTGCTCAGGGTGGAACCTTGGCAACACCTCGAAACCTGAGGGAAAACAACGACTTACGCGACTACGCCAAAATCAGCTCACCAGGCACCAAAGACTTCTGGATAGGTGTGACCGATATTGTTAAAGAAGGCCAGTACGTTGACGTCAACAGCAAGCCCATCACctacttcaactgggatcgtgccAAGAAGGAGCCGACGGGAGGAAAACGAGAGAGTTGTGCTGTGATCTCTCTCTCGGCACAGGGCAAATGGCACGACGAGGTGTGTCGCACTGAGAAGAGATACATCTGTGAATACCTCATTCCTTAA
- the clec3a gene encoding tetranectin-like protein isoform X1 — MAFARLILLFLLSLLHHGCARKAVAGQEDDDIKAQIDKLWQEVNSLKEMQALQTVCLRGIKAHKKCYLVIEEPKNYHEANEDCIAQGGTLATPRNLRENNDLRDYAKISSPGTKDFWIGVTDIVKEGQYVDVNSKPITYFNWDRAKKEPTGGKRESCAVISLSAQGKWHDEVCRTEKRYICEYLIP; from the exons ATGGCTTTTGCACGGTTGATTCTTCTCTTCTTGCTGTCCCTGCTTCATCATGGATGTGCCAGAAAAGCTGTTGCAGGTCAag AAGATGATGATATCAAGGCACAAATCGATAAACTATGGCAGGAGGTGAATTCTTTGAAAGAGATGCAAGCTCTGCAAACAG tttGTCTTCGTGGCATCAAAGCTCACAAAAAGTGTTACCTAGTCATTGAAGAACCCAAGAATTATCACGAAGCCAACGAGGACTGCATTGCTCAGGGTGGAACCTTGGCAACACCTCGAAACCTGAGGGAAAACAACGACTTACGCGACTACGCCAAAATCAGCTCACCAGGCACCAAAGACTTCTGGATAGGTGTGACCGATATTGTTAAAGAAGGCCAGTACGTTGACGTCAACAGCAAGCCCATCACctacttcaactgggatcgtgccAAGAAGGAGCCGACGGGAGGAAAACGAGAGAGTTGTGCTGTGATCTCTCTCTCGGCACAGGGCAAATGGCACGACGAGGTGTGTCGCACTGAGAAGAGATACATCTGTGAATACCTCATTCCTTAA